GCGTCAACGCGGCTTAATTCTGACTCAAGGAGACAATCTTATTTGCTTGCCGGCAGATTCGATTAATCGAGTCAACTAAAACGCAGTTCAGAGCTGATGACAAGAAGCCACAGTAAGTTAGAGTCAGCAACACCTACTTACTGCTGGGTTTGACCAATCTGTTTGACCACCACAAACAGATTCTGCTTAATTGCGTAATCGGTTGACCGAGAATAACGGGATACAAGCCCCGTCATTTCGACAAGTAATACAGTGAGCCTGTCGAACTGCTCAGTGCAAGCCTTCTAGGACGGCTTTCTAGTCAAATCGGAATATAGTCGCCATAGGGCATTGGGAGACTTTAAACGGACGTGGAGGGATGGTAAGACTACCTTGGGAGCATCGACCCGATGAAGCGTCAAGGAATCCTCGGACTTGAGGACGAGGAGGTATGTCAATAAAAAATCTCAATGCTTAATTTGTTACGTTTACCAAAACATTGAAAAGGGAGAATAAATGTTTTTGGTAATTAACACAGTCTATTGCCCTTGCGTCCGCCCCAACGGCAAGGGCATATAGCATATTCAGGCAACATCTCTGGGGCAAAAGCGTATAAGGGTGCTATCAGGACTATCAGTAAATTGAGACCGGGCTTGGGTGGTTGTGGAAATCAACCCCACATTAGAGACCTTGCGGTTGACCACTCAAGTTGCCTGGAACACAATTAATTTTTGTTGAAGAAAAAGTTTTTGCCATTCCATTCCCAAAGTTGGAATAGTGGATTTTGGGTGATTATGGCACTGGTTCAAAGTCATAGTCAGTCCGCGCGCGGTTACCAGGAACTATTTGTACCAATTGAACAGGGCTAGTGCGATCGCCTGAAGGTAAAAATCGAATCGCACTAGAAGCACCCATAGTAGAAAAGTCAGAGGATGAAAGTGCTTGTTGTACGCCTGAACGCGTAGGATTTCGTTCTAATGCGGCAATCAGGGCGACAGTGGCATCATAAGCCATAGCAGTTCGCCAACTGACATCACCACCCCACAACTGCCGAGACTTTTGGGGAAAATCCGACTGGAGATCATCGCCTGAAATATGCCAGGGAACTGCTACTACCATCCCAGAGGCTTGCTCTCCACCAACTTCTAAAGTTTTGACAGTATAAACATCATCTCCTCCCAGTAGATTTAAGCGTTTCTGGTTCATTTGAACTACTTGCAAAGCTCTATCCAGAGTTTGAATATTAGTGGCGAACATCAGAACTTCTGCACCTTGTTGAGTAGCTTGTTCTAAACTTTTCGCAGCACTAAAATTGCCCTGTGACAAATCAAATTCTCTTAATACTTGGCCGCCTTCCAGCGCCAGAGATGAAACAAATTCAGTTTTCAAAGACTGACTGTAGTTACTCTGGGAATTAAAGAAAACTGCTGCCTGTGTTTTCTGTAAGTTTTTTACCATATAATTAGCCAAGCTTCTAGCAGCCATAAAGTCACTAGGAACTGTGCGGAAAACGTAGGGGCTAAAGTTAGTAATTTTGACAGAAGTGCTAGTAGGGGAAATGGCTACCAATTTACCGTCAGTATAAATCTTGCCTGCGGCTAAAGTTGTATCACTGGCATTAGGACCCACTACGCCTAAGACATCAGAATTTTTGACTAAGCTGGTAGCGATTTGTTTTGAGATTTCAGGATTGTCATCATCATTGCCTATTCCTACTTTTAAAGGCACTCCCTTAATTCCTCCAGAGGTATTAATGGCATTTTGGGCTTGGGCGATACCACGTAAAATTTCTAAAGAAGTGTTTGGATCAGTGCCTAATGGTACAGATGCCACAATGCTATAGCTTTTAGCAGAGCCAATCCGGGCATTATTCAGATATATCAGTGCCTGGGGATCATTACGCTGCTGTTTTAAGGATGTTTCTAAATTGGCGATCGCTTGGGCGTAATTTTGATCAGCGAAGGCTTGCACACCCTCTTTTTTAGCGGGAGTAACTTCACCCGGAGTTAAAGTTTTTTCTCCAAAACTAATGCGATCGGCAATGGATTGATTATCAGTTGTGGGTTTATTAGCAGACGGGTTTTGGGGAAATATTTGCTCTTTAAATAACCATAGACCACCACCGACTAATCCTAATGTAACTAGTAGGGACAAAATAAGTACAGTAGTTTCGTTTTTATGGGACATAGGATATTTCTAACTTGTTAAATATAGAGATTTTCTTATGAATGAAACAAAAAATTATCTGTGTAGCCTACGGCAAGCCGCTAACGCGTCTACATCTGTGTTTATCTGTGGTTGATTATTTCTTTCTACCTACCCAATTGTCAAGCGCTATATAATTAAAGTATCAAAGATATTAATTTATAAATTAGGCGAAATATAGCTGCAACTGAAATAGCGACTAAACCAGCAGCAACGGCTAGCACGGCTATTCCTGGAATGTTAATCCCAGCGCGCAAAAAGGGAATAAACAAAATAATCGCCAAGGTAATTCCTGGAATTATTAATAAATCAAACTTTTCAATCCACCGCCTAGTTTGGGCAAAAATCAGTATGCCTAAAATCACAGCAGAAGCGGTCAAAGAAATTATGGGTGATGGAGATAAACTAAAAAGTGCGATCGCTATTAATGCGCCCTCAAAGCCACTAAAGGCTGCGCCACCCAATAGTTCCCAAGTTGAAAAAGCTGGTTGAGATGGTACTCGCTGAAGTTTTGCTTTTGGTTGAGGTTGAGGTTGAGGTTGAGGTTGTGGCTGTGGCTGTGCTTGAGGCTGTGCTTGAGATGATGGTAAAACTGTTGGGGGGATTAATTGGTGAGCCAGGGCTGTAAGAACGTCATCAGCAGATTGAAAGCGTTGATTAGCCGCAGCCAGCAGCATTTTGTCTAAAACATCAGCCAGGTGAGAACTGACAGTTACTTGCGATCGCCATTTCCACAGATTAGTATAGGCATCAAACAGTTGAGTTGCTTCCTGTCCTGTCAGCAAGTTAAGACTAGTTACAGCCAAAGCGTATAAGTCTGTAGATGGAAAGACTTGATTCCCAGACATTTGCTCAGGCGGAGCAAACCCCATCGAATAAATTCCGGTAGAAGTTCCATTTCCAGTTAATTTAGCATTTGTGACTTGTTTAACTGCACCAAAATCCAGCAGAAAGAGTTTGCCATCACGACGACGCATGATGTTAGAAGGTTTAATATCTCTGTGAATGATATTTTTATCATGGACAAACTGTAAAACCTTGAGAATTTCTTGCAGTACCTCCAAAATTTGCGCTTCAGAGAACTTACCATTTTGAATTAATTCTTCCTCTAGGTTTTTGCCATCAATGTATTCTTGTACTAAGTAAAAAAACTGGTCTTCGCGTCCTGCTTGCAAGCTACTTACTGTCACCGGAAAAAAAGCAAATAAATCAGGTATTTGCTCGTGTTCACTACCTATTTGAGCTAAAACTTCAGCTTCTCTTTCAAACAATTTTTGTGCTTGTTCCAGTTGAGTTGGGGACAAACTTCCCGCAGGTTGGAACTGCTTAACAACACATTCACGCATTCCAGGTATGCGGCGATCGCGTGCTAAAAACGCTGTACCAAAACCCCCTCTTCCTAACAACTTAATTGGCACGTATCGACCATCAAGCAACAGTGGCATACCACAGGTTGTACAGTATTTTTGCTGGGTTGTTCTTAGCTTGGTAGTATCATCTAAATCTGCAAAATAGTTTTGTGGGCGAGGGCAACTGGGACGAGTGCAATAAACTTTCATTTTAATTATGAGTCATTAGTCAAAATCATTTGTAATTGATAATTCGTAATTCGCACGTGTTATTTTGATCATCAATAAATTGAATGAATCTGCATCCTTAATTTATTAATTACGAATTACGAACTAGTAATTATTGAGTTATTGGTCATTTGCCAAGAAAACAAAGACAAATAACCACAGACTAATGACTAGATGTTAGCCTGCGTCAGCAGAGTTGGTGGTAACTGCATCCAGTGTATTTACTACTAATTTTGGTTGTGATAATTTTAACATATCTTGATTCCATTCTGGGGTAGCAAACTGAGGCAAAATTTCTCGACTAAAGGCTTCTGCTGCCTTGGAACGATAGCGATTAGGATTAAAAATCATCCACAGCGTTCGCTTGACGACGACACCTTCAATCGGGGTACATCGTAGTACACCCATTTGCAATTCTTTAACGATGGCTGAGGTGGAGACAAAAGCAGCACCTAAGCCTGACTGCACAGCATTTTTGATGGCTTCTATGGAATTGAGTTCCATTTCAAATTTAAACCGCCTGGTGTCAATATCAGAGCGTGCTAGTACCTGATCTATCACCTTGCGGATAGTTGATTGAGAATCGAGAGCAATGAATTGCAGCTTATATAGGTCTTCTTTTTGAATTTTTTCGAGTTTGGCAAAGGGATGGAATACCGGTAAAATCAGGGCTAATTCATCCTCAGCGTAGGGCATAATTTCCAAAGATTCTGCCAATTCCGAGGGAATTTCACCACCGATAATCGCCAGATCAACTTGTCCATTGGCGACACTCCAAGCGGTTCGCCTGGTAGAGTGGACGTGTAACTGCACAGCCACATCTGGATATTTTTGCCGGAACATCCCGATCATTTGAGGTAACAGATAAGTGCCAGTGGTTTGAGAAGCGCCGACAATTAAAGTACCACCTTGGAGATTTTGTAAATCTTCCACAGCGCGGCAGGTTTCCTGACACAGACTCAGGATTTTTTCACCGTAGCTTAAGAGTAGATGCCCAGCTTCGGTTAATTGTGCGCGACGACCTCCACGGTCAAATAAAGGCACATCCAGCTGTCGTTCTAAATTTTGGACTTGCAAACTCACCGCAGGTTGGGAGACATAAAGACTATCAGCAGCGCGCTTGAAGCTTCCTTCAGCAGCGATCGCTTTCAGGATACGTAACTGGTCTAAAGTGAAAGGAAGGTCAGACATAAGGCTCAACCTACAAATTTTGAAAGGAGCAGCTTTGGCAACAAATCAATCCGCTACGCGGAGTCATTTAGTCCTTAGTCCTTAGTCCTTAGTTAACCACACACACGATAGCTTGAGTGGCGTAGCCAGGGATATGGTTTGAACGAACGAAGTCATGAGTCATGAGTTTTTATACCTACAATAGCTCGCGTGGCGTAGCTATGGGGGGGTATGCACAATGACTCATGACTAGAGATTCATGACTACTTAATCAAGTTTTTCCGATTTCCACGCTCGCTTGATTTGTTGCATTTTCAACTTGGAGGCTTTACTCGAAAAAGACAGTACCACAACATCTTGACCAAAAGAGGCAGGGGAGCAGGGAGCAAGGGGGAAGGATTCAGGATTTTCCCTGCCAACAGGGAACAGAGCAACTAAATTTATTTATGGGGTTCTCCCCTGCCCCTTTTCCTCTTCTTTGACTAAAGTCTCCTGTGGAATACTTTGTGGTATTTGTTGTACTGAGATAAATTTTTGTTAAATTACTTCACCTATCTATACGATGCTAAATTCTTGGCTTACTCCCAGTCATTTTGTCATGTTGGGGTTACAATTAGCTTTCGCGATCGCTCACAGTGGGGGAGCCGCCCTCCGTCCTTGGGCAGAAAAACACATAGGAGCAAGGCTTTATCGCATTTGCTTTGCATTAGTTAGTTTACCGTTAGCTGTAATCTTAATTATTTACTTTTTCAATCATCGCTATGATGGCTTGCAACTTTGGTTCGTGCAGGCCGTGCCGGGAGTCAGGGAAGTAGTTTGGGTATTATCAGCAATTTCCTTTTTATTTTTATATCCTGCCACCTTCAATTTACTAGAAATTGCCGCTATTCAAAAGCCCCAAGTCTACCTGTTCGAGACGGGAATAATTCGTATTACCCGCCATCCTCAGATGGTAGGACAAATAATTTGGTGTTTTGCCCATACCCTCTGGTTAGGAACTAGTTTTACCCTGGTTACTTCCATAGGCTTGATATTGCATCACTTGTTTGGAGTTTGGCATGGCGATCGCCGCCTTCAGTCCCGCTATGGTGAATCCTTTGAAATTGCCAAACAGAGGACATCTATTATTCCTTTTCAAGCAATTATTGATGGTCGTCAATCTATCAAATGGCAGGAATTTCTC
This genomic interval from Nodularia sp. LEGE 06071 contains the following:
- a CDS encoding LysR family transcriptional regulator is translated as MSDLPFTLDQLRILKAIAAEGSFKRAADSLYVSQPAVSLQVQNLERQLDVPLFDRGGRRAQLTEAGHLLLSYGEKILSLCQETCRAVEDLQNLQGGTLIVGASQTTGTYLLPQMIGMFRQKYPDVAVQLHVHSTRRTAWSVANGQVDLAIIGGEIPSELAESLEIMPYAEDELALILPVFHPFAKLEKIQKEDLYKLQFIALDSQSTIRKVIDQVLARSDIDTRRFKFEMELNSIEAIKNAVQSGLGAAFVSTSAIVKELQMGVLRCTPIEGVVVKRTLWMIFNPNRYRSKAAEAFSREILPQFATPEWNQDMLKLSQPKLVVNTLDAVTTNSADAG
- a CDS encoding NnrU family protein; this encodes MLNSWLTPSHFVMLGLQLAFAIAHSGGAALRPWAEKHIGARLYRICFALVSLPLAVILIIYFFNHRYDGLQLWFVQAVPGVREVVWVLSAISFLFLYPATFNLLEIAAIQKPQVYLFETGIIRITRHPQMVGQIIWCFAHTLWLGTSFTLVTSIGLILHHLFGVWHGDRRLQSRYGESFEIAKQRTSIIPFQAIIDGRQSIKWQEFLRPAYLGVGIFIALLSWAHPLLLVATSRIQW
- a CDS encoding serine/threonine-protein kinase, which translates into the protein MKVYCTRPSCPRPQNYFADLDDTTKLRTTQQKYCTTCGMPLLLDGRYVPIKLLGRGGFGTAFLARDRRIPGMRECVVKQFQPAGSLSPTQLEQAQKLFEREAEVLAQIGSEHEQIPDLFAFFPVTVSSLQAGREDQFFYLVQEYIDGKNLEEELIQNGKFSEAQILEVLQEILKVLQFVHDKNIIHRDIKPSNIMRRRDGKLFLLDFGAVKQVTNAKLTGNGTSTGIYSMGFAPPEQMSGNQVFPSTDLYALAVTSLNLLTGQEATQLFDAYTNLWKWRSQVTVSSHLADVLDKMLLAAANQRFQSADDVLTALAHQLIPPTVLPSSQAQPQAQPQPQPQPQPQPQPKAKLQRVPSQPAFSTWELLGGAAFSGFEGALIAIALFSLSPSPIISLTASAVILGILIFAQTRRWIEKFDLLIIPGITLAIILFIPFLRAGINIPGIAVLAVAAGLVAISVAAIFRLIYKLISLIL
- a CDS encoding ABC transporter substrate-binding protein; this translates as MSHKNETTVLILSLLVTLGLVGGGLWLFKEQIFPQNPSANKPTTDNQSIADRISFGEKTLTPGEVTPAKKEGVQAFADQNYAQAIANLETSLKQQRNDPQALIYLNNARIGSAKSYSIVASVPLGTDPNTSLEILRGIAQAQNAINTSGGIKGVPLKVGIGNDDDNPEISKQIATSLVKNSDVLGVVGPNASDTTLAAGKIYTDGKLVAISPTSTSVKITNFSPYVFRTVPSDFMAARSLANYMVKNLQKTQAAVFFNSQSNYSQSLKTEFVSSLALEGGQVLREFDLSQGNFSAAKSLEQATQQGAEVLMFATNIQTLDRALQVVQMNQKRLNLLGGDDVYTVKTLEVGGEQASGMVVAVPWHISGDDLQSDFPQKSRQLWGGDVSWRTAMAYDATVALIAALERNPTRSGVQQALSSSDFSTMGASSAIRFLPSGDRTSPVQLVQIVPGNRARTDYDFEPVP